In the genome of Fulvivirga maritima, one region contains:
- a CDS encoding GxxExxY protein — translation MKEEIKDDLTYRIIGCAMTVLGTLGNGLQEVIYQRALAIEMEKQCISFQRELEMPLFYDEQPIGSRRVDFLVEEKVMVELKALTMLEDVHLAQGLNYLVAYKVDLGLLLNCGAQSLEIKRLRHPKNKQNPSLRLNNNPVIHKSQKS, via the coding sequence ATGAAGGAAGAAATAAAGGATGACTTAACTTATCGGATCATTGGCTGTGCAATGACGGTGCTCGGTACATTGGGCAATGGATTGCAAGAAGTGATCTATCAAAGAGCGCTGGCGATTGAAATGGAAAAACAATGTATATCGTTTCAACGGGAATTAGAAATGCCTTTGTTTTATGATGAGCAACCTATTGGCTCTCGTAGAGTTGATTTTCTAGTGGAGGAAAAAGTAATGGTAGAATTAAAAGCACTTACCATGCTTGAAGATGTACACCTGGCACAGGGATTGAATTACCTTGTAGCCTACAAAGTAGACTTGGGCTTACTACTCAATTGCGGAGCACAGAGCCTGGAAATAAAACGGCTCAGGCACCCAAAAAACAAACAGAACCCAAGCCTACGTTTAAACAATAATCCTGTCATTCATAAATCCCAAAAATCCTAA